From one Brachypodium distachyon strain Bd21 chromosome 4, Brachypodium_distachyon_v3.0, whole genome shotgun sequence genomic stretch:
- the LOC100831578 gene encoding probable phospholipase A2 homolog 2, producing MHTGRLLPLLLLLLAAADRSLALGIFGAPPPSSDQDSSCSRTCESVYCSGTIEAPLMRYGKYCGVSYTGCPGEAPCDALDACCMLHDACVQATDNDYLNMWCNQSLLDCVAAVGTAASSAAAAGGAAVVWATFEGNRCNVTDVADEITAILEAAVYAERILHHRSAP from the exons ATGCACACgggtcgtcttcttcctctccttctcctcctgctcgccgccgccgatcgcTCGCTCGCCCTCGGCATCTTcggcgcgccgccaccgtccaGCGACCAAGACTCCTCG TGCAGCCGAACGTGCGAGTCAGTGTACTGCTCGGGTACCATAG AGGCTCCGTTGATGCGGTACGGCAAGTACTGCGGCGTGTCGTACACCGGCTGCCCGGGCGAGGCCCCCTGCGACGCCCTGGACGCCTGCTGCATGCTCCACGACGCCTGCGTCCAGGCCACGGACA ACGACTACCTCAACATGTGGTGTAACCAGAGCCTGCTGGACTgcgtggcggcggtggggacGGCGGcatcatcggcggcggcggccggcggcgccgccgtcgtgtGGGCGACGTTCGAGGGGAACCGGTGCAACGTGACGGACGTCGCCGACGAGATCACGGCCATCCTGGAGGCCGCCGTGTACGCCGAGAGGATCCTGCATCACAGGAGCGCGCCTTAA